The nucleotide sequence CAGCGATTCAAGAGCTTTTGTCGACGTTGACCTCAACCTTTGCCTGGCTCCTACGTCCCGCCTCAAAGCTCCTGGTGAGCTCCTCTTGTTGCTGGAGGGAGGGAAGTTGCTTGTCAACAGAATTCGGGTAGTAAATAAAGAACAACCGCGGCACCCAGTTGGGGCCATTCCCAAACATGTTCTGACCTAGCATTAGTCGATTCTGCCAGCTTTTTGCCTCCCTATACACTGAGCGCAAATGGGCTAAGGGGCTCATCGTGATCTTCCATTTCTTTTCAATTGATTATATGCCTTCTGGACCTTGGACGCTGTGTGATCCTCTGATATGGTGTCCAAAAACGCAAGTCGAGATATCAGACTTCGGTAGACATCTGACGCACTCTGGCGACCATCATCTGTGTTCGAGAAGAATAACTCGTTTGCCTGGCCCAGGAGCATCTGGCATTGGTCCGGCAATGCAAAAGGACTAGATGCTTCCAGATCTGTTTGGCGGCCATCGAGACCGAGATCTCTGACATTGATACCCCCTTCGTATGCACCAGGCTTGCCGCCAGAGCCGTCTGCCAACCTGGCGTACCACTGGTGCCTCCCATCCCGCCAGCCCCTGGATGAGGAAAGAGAGGAGTCAGTGAGCTTCATTATTAAGATATGAAGTCCGAAGTCACTTACCATGGTTGGATGTACTGGACAGGTCACGGATCATCTGTAGATGACTGTACATAGCCGTCGATAGACGAGGCAATATGGAGGTTGTTTCTGATCAAAACAGATTTTTCTGCGGCGCATAAGTTAGCAGGCGTGTGAGAGAATCACGCTGGAAATGGGCGTACTTTGCAATTCCACCACACTCGATGTATTGACATTTGCTTAGTGATAGAAGCAGACATTTTTGCTGCAAACATTGGTCATGACAGACCAGGATCATGAGAGCTAGTCCACAAAACCTTTTCCTGTGGAAAAATGGCTCTTATTTTTTCTGATAACCTTTGACTCTACCTTGGCTACTCGGAGATGACATGACAGCCCATAGATAATAAGACAACGCGGGTGTATGAACGAGTCGGCGCCCTAGCGTTTGAATCGGGAAAGTATGGATAGAAGGAGGGATCAAAGGTATATTTCCAGACGGGGTCAGAACGTGTAGAT is from Aspergillus chevalieri M1 DNA, chromosome 8, nearly complete sequence and encodes:
- a CDS encoding uncharacterized protein (COG:S;~EggNog:ENOG410PI6V); the encoded protein is MKLTDSSLSSSRGWRDGRHQWYARLADGSGGKPGAYEGGINVRDLGLDGRQTDLEASSPFALPDQCQMLLGQANELFFSNTDDGRQSASDVYRSLISRLAFLDTISEDHTASKNMFGNGPNWVPRLFFIYYPNSVDKQLPSLQQQEELTRSFEAGRRSQAKVEVNVDKSS